From a single Rosa rugosa chromosome 7, drRosRugo1.1, whole genome shotgun sequence genomic region:
- the LOC133720714 gene encoding uncharacterized protein LOC133720714, producing MGVDYYKVLQVERSAKDDDLKKAYRKLAMKWHPDKNPNNKKAAEAKFKQISEAYDILSDPQKRAVYDQYGEEGLKAGAPPPDSGFSAGGQDGPTTFRFNTRNPDDIFSEFFGFSGFGQGMPDMGRAGGSRPGGAFPRSMFGDDIFASFRGAGEPSANVQRKAQPIERTLPCTLEDLYKGTTKKMKISRDVADSSGRSTTVEEILTIEIKPGWKKGTKITFPEKGNEQRGVIPADLVFIIDEKPHSLFKRDGNDLIVTQKISLAEALTGHTAQLTTLDGRSLTVPINSIISPTYEEVVKGEGMPIPKEPSKKGNLRVKFNIKFPTKLTSEQKTGIKRLLTS from the exons ATGGGCGTCGATTACTACAAGGTTCTTCAAGTAGAACGGAGTGCCAAAGACGATGACTTGAAGAAAGCCTATCGCAAGCTCGCCATGAAATGGCACCCCGATAAAAACCCTAACAACAAGAAAGCCGCCGAAGCCAAATTCAAGCAAATCTCCGAAGCCTACGAT ATTTTGAGTGATCCCCAAAAGCGAGCGGTGTACGATCAGTACGGCGAGGAGGGTTTGAAGGCAGGGGCACCGCCGCCGGATTCGGGCTTTTCTGCCGGCGGGCAGGACGGTCCGACCACGTTCCGGTTCAATACCAGGAACCCGGATGATATATTTTCCGAGTTTTTCGGGTTTTCGGGTTTCGGACAAGGGATGCCGGACATGGGCCGGGCCGGCGGGTCCAGGCCGGGTGGGGCGTTCCCGAGGAGCATGTTTGGGGATGACATATTTGCTTCGTTTAGAGGCGCAGGTGAGCCCTCTGCTAATGTGCAGAGGAAAGCCCAGCCCATTGAGAGGACATTGCCCTGTACTCTGGAGGACTTGTATAAGGGCACCaccaagaagatgaagatttcCAGGGATGTTGCTGATTCTAGTGG GAGATCAACCACGGTTGAGGAAATTCTCACAATTGAGATCAAGCCAGGTTGGAAAAAAGGCACAAAAATCACTTTCCCAGAGAAGGGAAATGAGCAGCGAGGTGTTATACCAGCAGACCTTGTCTTTATTATTGATGAGAAACCTCATAGTCTTTTCAAGAGGGATGGGAACGATCTTATCGTCACTCAGAAGATATCTCTTGCCGAAGCTCTGACAGGTCACACAGCACAGCTGACAACCCTGGATGGGAGAAGTCTCACAGTGCCCATCAATTCTATTATCAGCCCCACCTATGAAGAAGTGGTGAAAGGGGAGGGAATGCCAATCCCCAAGGAACCTTCCAAAAAGGGGAACTTAAGAGTCAAGTTCAACATCAAGTTCCCTACCAAGCTTACCTCAGAGCAGAAAACCGGTATAAAGAGGTTATTAACGTCGTAA